The Streptomyces sp. NBC_00510 genomic interval AGGCGGGCCTGTCGATCTCCGACATCGGCCTGTTCGAGGTCAACGAGGCGTTCGCCGTGCAGGTGCTGTCGTTCCTCGACCACTACGGCATCGCCGACGACGACGCACGCGTCAACCAGTACGGTGGCGCCATCGCGTTCGGCCACCCGCTCGCTTCCTCCGGCGTCCGTCTGATGACGCAGCTGGCCCGCCAGTTCGAGGAGCAGCCGCACGTCCGCTACGGCCTGACCACCATGTGCGTGGGCTTCGGCATGGGCGGCACCGTGATCTGGGAGAACCCGCACTTCGACGGAGGCAGCAAGTGACCACCACCGCCGAGCTCCTCAAGGGAGCGGCCGAGCTGTTCCCGGACGAGGTCGTGACGCAGGCGCAGGTGCGCCACCTCGACCTCCCCCAGGGCGCCGGGCGTTTCGCGCTCATCACCCTGGACAACGGCCTGGACCACACCAAGCCGACCACCTTCGGACCGCAGTCGCTGGCGAACCTGAGCGCCGCCCTCGACCAGGTCGAGAAGGAGGCCGCGGACGGCGGGATCGTCGGTGTGGGCATCACCGGCAAGCCGTTCATCTTCGCGGTCGGCGCCGACCTCAAGGGCGTCGAGCTGCTGAAGCGGCGTGAGGACGCCCTGGCGATCGGCAAGGGCGGCCACGACGTCTTCCGCCGTCTGCAGTCCCTCGCGGTGCCGACCTTCGCGTACTACAACGGCGCGGCCATGGGCGGCGGCGTCGAGGTCGGCCTGCACTGCGGCTACCGCACCGTCTCCTCGGCCATCCCGGCCTTCTCCCTCCCCGAGGTCTTCCTGGGCCTGGTCCCGGGCTGGGGCGGCTGCGCGCTGCTGCCGAACCTCATCGGCGCCGAGCGCGCGGTGAGCGTCATCATCGAGAACTCGCTCAACCAGAACAAGCAACTGAAGGGTGGTCAGGTCTACGACCTGGGCATCGCCGACGCGCTGTTCGACGGCGCGGACTTCCTGGAGCAGTCGCTCTCCTGGACCGCCGCCGTCCTCAAGGGCGAGATCCAGATCGTCCGCCCCGAGGTGGACCGTGGCGCGGCGTGGGACGAGGCCGTCGCCAAGGGCCGCGCCTTCGCCGACTCCAAGGTGCACGGCGCCGCCCCGGCCGCGTACCGCGCGCTGGACATCATCGCCGCCGCCAAGGACGGTGACCTGTCGGCCGGTTTCGACGCCGAGGACGAGGCCCTGGCGGACCTCATCATGGGCGGCGAGCTGCGCTCCGGCATCTACGCCTTCAACCTGGTGCAGAAGCGCGGCAAGCGCCCGGCCGGTGCCCCGGACAAGAACCTGGCCCGCCCGGTCACCAAGGTGGGCGTCGTCGGCGCCGGTCTGATGGCCTCGCAGCTGGCGCTGCTCTTCGCGCGCCGCCTGGAGGTGCCGGTGGTCCTCACCGACATCGACCGGGAGCGCGTGGACAAGGGCGTGGGCTACGTCCACGGCGAGATCGACAAGCTGCTGCTCAAGGGCCGGGTCAACCAGGACAAGGCGAACCGCCTCAAGGGCCTGGTGTCCGGCTCCCTCGACAAGGCCGCCGCCTTCGGCGACGCGGACTTCGTCATCGAGGCGGTCTTCGAGGAGATCGGCGTCAAGCAGCAGGTGTTCGCCGAGGTCGAGGCGGTGGTGAAGCCGGAGACGATCCTGGCCACCAACACCTCCTCCCTCTCGGTCTCCGAGATGGCCTCGAAGCTGGAGCACCCGGAGCGGGTCGTCGGCTTCCACTTCTTCAACCCGGTCGCGGTGCTGCCGCTGCTGGAGATCGTGCGCGGCGAGCAGACCGACGACGCGTCGCTGGCCACCGCGTTCGCCGTGGCGAAGAAGCTGAAGAAGACCGCGGTGCTGACCAAGGACGCCCCGGCGTTCGTCGTCAACCGCATCCTCACCCGCTTCATGGGCGAGATCCAGAACGTCATCGACGAGGGCACCCCGGTGGAGACGGCGGAGAAGGCCATCGAGCCGCTCGGCCTGCCGATGTCCCCGCTGGTGCTGCTGGAGCTGGTCGGCCCGGCGATCGGTCTGCACGTCTCCGAGACGCTCAACCGCGCCTTCCCGGACCGCTTCACGGTCTCCCCGAACCTCGCGGCCGTCGTCAAGGCGGGCAAGCGCGGCTTCTACGTCTACTCCGCCGAGAACGGCTTCAAGCCGGAGCTGGACCCCGAGGTCGCCGCGCTCCTGGTGCAGGGTGACAGCGTCCTGACGGAGGAGCAGGTGCGCGCCCGCGTCCTGGACGCCGTCGCGCAGGAGATCGGGATCATGCTGGAGGAGGGCGTCGTCGCCGAGGCGCAGGACATCGACCTGTGCCTGATCACCGGTGCCGGCTGGCCCTTCCACCTGGGCGGCATCACGCCGTACCTGGACCGTGAGGGCGTCTCGGAGCGGGTGAACGGCAAGCCGTTCCTGGCCCCGGGCGTGGCCTCCGTCCCGGCGTAACGCCGGCTGCGTACGCGGAAGGGGCCCCCGCCGTCCGGCGGGGGCCCCTTCCGCGTGCGCGGCTCAGGAGGCCTGCGCGCCGCCGTCGGGGACGTGGGCGGTGCAGTAGGCGACCGTCAGGTCCCGCACGAGGGCCTTGCGTTCGTAGTCGTCGAGGTCGACCAGGCCGCGCTCGAGCAGGCCCCGTACGGTCTCGCCGACGGCGGTGAGGGCGTCGTCGAGGGCGGCCCGGCGGTGGCGGGCGTCGAGCGCCGCCAGCTGGGCGCGGCGCATGGCGGAGGCCACGGCGGGGGCGTAGTCGACGCGGACGGGCTGGGCGGAGAACACCTCGACGCCGACCGGCCGCAGGTCCTGGACGAGGATCCGGGTGAGGTCGTCCGCAAGACGGTCGGTGGCGCGGAGCGTGGGACCGGGACCGTGGAAGTCGTCGGCTGGCAGCCGGGACACGCAGCGGGCGACCGCGGCCTCGACCTGTTCGCGCAGGTAGCGGACGTGGTCGTGGACGCCGAAGGCGGCCCGCGCGGTGTCGCGGACCCGCCACACCACCAGGACCGTGATCTGCAGCGGGGTGCCGCCCGCGTCGGTGGCCTCGATGGGGCTGCTGCGCCAGTGGCGCAGGCTGGTGTCGATGCGGCGGCGGACGAGCAGCGGGCTGATCCACAGCAGTCCGGTGCGGCGGACGGTGCCGTGGTAGGCGCCGTGCCGGGTGAGCATCCACACGGAGCCGGGGCGGCCCCGGGCGAGGCCCAGCGCGGTCAGGGCCGTGAGCGCCACGAGGACGGCCACGGCGCCGCCGCGGACGGCGGGGGACGTCCCGGTGGGGCCCAGCACGAGCGCCGCCGTGCCTCCGGCCGCCGCCAGGGCCGTGAGCACGGCGAGGCCGCCGGGAAGGCAGCGTCCCGGACGCTCGGCGATCTCGGGCAGCGGCGCCGCGCCGGCCCGGCCGGGGGTGGCGTAGGCGGTGGGGGCCTGGGCGGGGACGGGACGTTCGGCCCGGCTCCCCTGGGGGGTGATCGTCATGAGAAGAGCCGCCTCCACGTCTCGGGACCCGGGTAGCCGTCCGCCTGGCTGCCCGACCAGCCCTGGGACCGCTGGAAGGCCTCCACCGCGCGCCGGTCGGCCTCGCCCCAGCGGGGGCCGGGCCCCTTCGCGTAGAACCGGCCGAAGCCCTTGGCAGCCAGCCGCCGTCCCAGCGCGAGCACGTGCGGGCCCGACTGGCCGGGCCGGAAGCCCCCGAGGCCCGGGTAGGCCGGCTGGGCCAGGTGTGCCTGGCGGGCCGGGGGCGCCGGCGAGCGGCCGCCGCCGACGTCGGACCCGGCACCCTCGGTCAGGTAACGCCACGTCAGGGGGCCCGGGAAGCCGTCGGCCTGGTCGCCCTTCCAGCCCTGGGCGCGCTGGAAGGCGCGGGTGGCCTCGCGGTCGGCGTCGCTCCAGCGGGGTCCCGGACCGTCGTGGTAGTACGCGCCCGCGCCCCGCTTCCGCAGCATCCGGCCGAGCCGGGTGACGTAGCCGTTGGAGGCGCCGGGGCCGAAGGACACGCTTCCCGGGTAGCCGGAGGCCAGGTCACCGAGGTCGAGGTCCCCGTAGAGGTCGTCGTAGAAGTCGTCGTAGCCCTCGCCGCTCAGGTACTTGTAGCGGTAGGGGACGTAGCGCTTGGAATGGTCCCAGTAGGCGTACGGGGTCGTGCGCACCCGGGCGCGCGGCCGGGTCTCCTCGTAGGCCACGTAGCGGTTGTGCGCGGCGTTCGCCCAGCCCCCGAAGATCGTGACGTGGGAGCCGTCGACGGGGTCGCGGGGGTTGTGGAAGAGCAGGATGTCGCCGGGTTCGAGATCACCGCGGCCGATCCGTTCCGCGAAGCGCGGCAGCGTGCCGGTCCACTGGCTGCTGCCCAGGCCCCAGGCCATGGAGACGAATCCGGAGCAGTCCTGCCGGTAGCCGTCCCGCCAGCGGCGGCGCATGTCGTACGGGACGCGGGCGTCGATCCAGCGCTGGGCCCGCTCCAGGATCTGATCGCGGGTCAGCCGGAGCGGGGCCACGGCGCCGATCCGGTCGGGCTGCGCCTGCTCGGTCAGGCCCGCGGACGCGGCCTGGCCGGCGTCCTCCGCGGGGGCCGCCACGGCGGCGGGCGCCATGACGGCCGCGCCGGCCGTGGCCAGGAGGACCAGCGCGACGGGAGCGGCGGCCGGTGGCGCGCACGGGGGCGTGGCGCGGGTCGCCGCCCGGATCAGCCGCCGCCGTGCGCAGTCCTCACAGACGCAGCCCGGCTGCGGCCCGACCTCGTCGAACACCGGTGTGGACATGCGCACCACCACTCCTCGCGATCGAGTGCCACATGCCCTTATTACCCGATTTCCACATAAATCTGATGGAATGACAGCAGGTGGTGTGGTCAGCCTGTCGCGGTGGTGCTGTTCACGACCTCGGCGACGGCCTTGTCGACCAGCTGCGTCAGCCTCTCGGGGGTGAGCCCGGACGCGCCGCCCGAAGGGTCGGTGACGGTCTCGCCGTTCACCTGCACGACCGGCGCGGAGGTGAACCCGGCCGCGGCGAACTCCTCCTGGGAGCGCCGCACCCACCCGTCGTGGTCCCCGCCCTGGACGCACGGGACGAAGTGCGTCTCGTCCACGTCGCCGGCCTTCTTGGCCAGGCCCTTCAGGAACGTGTCACTGGTGAACGGGTCCTCCGAGGCGTCGGCGGGCTGGGCGTCCCACACCTGCGCGACGTACTCCTGGAAACGGCCCACGTCCTGGGCGCACGCGGCCGCGTTGGCGGCGGCCAGGGAGCCCGTGCCGCCGTCCGCGGTGTCGGTCGGCGTCACCAGGCGGTAGTCGATCCCCACCTGACCGGTGGCGACCAGCTTCGCGAGGGTGTCCCCGTACTCGGCGGCGAAGGCCTTCGACTCCGGGCTGCGCAGGTCCTCGTACACGGTCAGCGTCACCGGCAGCTTCGTCGGCTTGACCGGCACCGCCAGCTGTTCCTCGCCCGAGGCGCCGGCCGGTACCTTGACCTCGTGCTGCTTCTCACTGCGCACATGCGCCCCGAGGACGGCCGAACCCCCGAACACCACGCCCAGGACGATCACCGTCCCGGCGTAGGACTGCCAGCGCTTGGACTTCGTCTGCTTCACCGGGACTTTCTACCACCGCGTACGAGCACGCCCCGTGGGAGGGTACGGCCTCCGCCCTATGCACCTGCCCCGCCGGCCGGTCACCGAGCAGGACACCCGGCCCCGGGCCGGCTGTGACAGGGTGGGCCGGTGAACGGTGGGAGCGCGCCCCTGGTCGTGGTCGACGCCGCCAACACCGTGGGGTCCGTCCCCGACGGGTGGTGGCGGGACCGGCACGGGGCGACGGAGCGCCTGCGGGACACCCTCGCCGGGCTGGCCGGTACCGGGCTGCCGGAGCGGGCGGACGTGCCGGAATGGGCCCGGCGGGCGCCGCTCGACGTCGTGCTCGTCGTGGAGGGCGCGGCCCGGGGCGTGGCACCCGTGCCGGGGGTACGGGTCGAGGCGGCGCCCGGCAGCGGTGACGACCTCATCGCCGAACTCGTCGCGGG includes:
- a CDS encoding 3-hydroxyacyl-CoA dehydrogenase NAD-binding domain-containing protein, which gives rise to MTTTAELLKGAAELFPDEVVTQAQVRHLDLPQGAGRFALITLDNGLDHTKPTTFGPQSLANLSAALDQVEKEAADGGIVGVGITGKPFIFAVGADLKGVELLKRREDALAIGKGGHDVFRRLQSLAVPTFAYYNGAAMGGGVEVGLHCGYRTVSSAIPAFSLPEVFLGLVPGWGGCALLPNLIGAERAVSVIIENSLNQNKQLKGGQVYDLGIADALFDGADFLEQSLSWTAAVLKGEIQIVRPEVDRGAAWDEAVAKGRAFADSKVHGAAPAAYRALDIIAAAKDGDLSAGFDAEDEALADLIMGGELRSGIYAFNLVQKRGKRPAGAPDKNLARPVTKVGVVGAGLMASQLALLFARRLEVPVVLTDIDRERVDKGVGYVHGEIDKLLLKGRVNQDKANRLKGLVSGSLDKAAAFGDADFVIEAVFEEIGVKQQVFAEVEAVVKPETILATNTSSLSVSEMASKLEHPERVVGFHFFNPVAVLPLLEIVRGEQTDDASLATAFAVAKKLKKTAVLTKDAPAFVVNRILTRFMGEIQNVIDEGTPVETAEKAIEPLGLPMSPLVLLELVGPAIGLHVSETLNRAFPDRFTVSPNLAAVVKAGKRGFYVYSAENGFKPELDPEVAALLVQGDSVLTEEQVRARVLDAVAQEIGIMLEEGVVAEAQDIDLCLITGAGWPFHLGGITPYLDREGVSERVNGKPFLAPGVASVPA
- a CDS encoding SPFH domain-containing protein, whose protein sequence is MTITPQGSRAERPVPAQAPTAYATPGRAGAAPLPEIAERPGRCLPGGLAVLTALAAAGGTAALVLGPTGTSPAVRGGAVAVLVALTALTALGLARGRPGSVWMLTRHGAYHGTVRRTGLLWISPLLVRRRIDTSLRHWRSSPIEATDAGGTPLQITVLVVWRVRDTARAAFGVHDHVRYLREQVEAAVARCVSRLPADDFHGPGPTLRATDRLADDLTRILVQDLRPVGVEVFSAQPVRVDYAPAVASAMRRAQLAALDARHRRAALDDALTAVGETVRGLLERGLVDLDDYERKALVRDLTVAYCTAHVPDGGAQAS
- a CDS encoding peptidoglycan-binding protein gives rise to the protein MSTPVFDEVGPQPGCVCEDCARRRLIRAATRATPPCAPPAAAPVALVLLATAGAAVMAPAAVAAPAEDAGQAASAGLTEQAQPDRIGAVAPLRLTRDQILERAQRWIDARVPYDMRRRWRDGYRQDCSGFVSMAWGLGSSQWTGTLPRFAERIGRGDLEPGDILLFHNPRDPVDGSHVTIFGGWANAAHNRYVAYEETRPRARVRTTPYAYWDHSKRYVPYRYKYLSGEGYDDFYDDLYGDLDLGDLASGYPGSVSFGPGASNGYVTRLGRMLRKRGAGAYYHDGPGPRWSDADREATRAFQRAQGWKGDQADGFPGPLTWRYLTEGAGSDVGGGRSPAPPARQAHLAQPAYPGLGGFRPGQSGPHVLALGRRLAAKGFGRFYAKGPGPRWGEADRRAVEAFQRSQGWSGSQADGYPGPETWRRLFS
- a CDS encoding NTP pyrophosphohydrolase yields the protein MNGGSAPLVVVDAANTVGSVPDGWWRDRHGATERLRDTLAGLAGTGLPERADVPEWARRAPLDVVLVVEGAARGVAPVPGVRVEAAPGSGDDLIAELVAGRPAELPCLVVTADRELRRRVTAHGAAVTGPRSVRA
- a CDS encoding DsbA family protein yields the protein MKQTKSKRWQSYAGTVIVLGVVFGGSAVLGAHVRSEKQHEVKVPAGASGEEQLAVPVKPTKLPVTLTVYEDLRSPESKAFAAEYGDTLAKLVATGQVGIDYRLVTPTDTADGGTGSLAAANAAACAQDVGRFQEYVAQVWDAQPADASEDPFTSDTFLKGLAKKAGDVDETHFVPCVQGGDHDGWVRRSQEEFAAAGFTSAPVVQVNGETVTDPSGGASGLTPERLTQLVDKAVAEVVNSTTATG